The Meiothermus sp. region TGGGTACGGCTCTCCATTCGCTTTCAGGCGCTCGGTTGGGGTCGAATAAATCTGCGTGATTTGCTCTAGATCTTCTTGGCGCCCCAGTTTCAAAAAAACCTCTGCAAGTCCGCTATGAAAGTCTCTCCAGCTACGTGCTTCAATACGCTCTCCATGCATGCTTGCTAAAAAATCTGAAGAGCGTAAACCAGCATTTTCGCCGACCAAATTCATGCACTCGCGCAAAATGAAAGTTATACCTTTCTCTAAAGATGGGGGATTTATCGTTTGACCCAGAATCCGCGTCGCAAGTTCATCAAGTTGGTCATTTGCTAGCTCACGCTCGTTTGCCTCTAGCGTCAGCTCAATGGCTCTTTTGAGTCCCTTGATATCCTTTGTAAAGCCTTCTTGAAGCTCGGCTCTGAGCTTATTTTCGATTTCGGACAGCTTTAACCGATTTCGTATGTCAAGGTTTATTTGCCTGAGAATTTCCGCGAGCGATTCTTTCGCTCTAGGCTTTGACCAGAACGCTTTTGACATGACTTGCTCTAAGTAATCTTCTGCTTTTTTATCTGACGTTTGGATTGTAAGTGAAAGCTTTTCCGAAGCAGGAACTTGGAGTGCGTTATCTAGAAATTCCCACTCTTGCCCATTGGTCAAAACCACCCAGCGATGGCCTATCGAGTTGGCGTAATTCACAGCTTGCGCTCTGTGTATAGACAAGTTTGTGTTAAGAGCCTTGACTTCGACCAAAAGCTTTTCTTGGTCGTCAAGAAACAATGTAAAGTCGGGTATAAATCCGCCAGATGTCCCCCCACTGTTCTTCTGGGGATATACCTCAAATGGATTTCTCCAATCCCATCCAAGAGCACTCAAAATAGGAAGGACGATGGCTTGAATGGTTTGCGACTCATTCAACCCAGCTTGCTGCCATCGAATAAGGTCACTACGGATTTCTTGTAATAGCGTTGCCAATGACATTTCAGTGATTATACAAATCCATTAGCTTCAAGGTGTGCTGATTTGCCTCTTCACTTCCTCGCCTCCACTCGCCCCTTCATCTCCTCAATCAAGGCCGCTATCCCCAGCGTGCGCTGTTCCTTCACGTGCCGCTCGCGCACATTCACCGCACCGGCCTCGAGCTCCTTGTCGCCCACTACCAAAATAAGCGGGATTTTCTGCAGCTCGGCATCGCGGATTTTGGCGTTCATGCGCTCGGGGCGGCTGTCTATCTCCACCCGCAGCTTGTTTTTACGCATCTGAGCGGCCACCTGCTGGGCGTACTCCAGGTGCCGATCCGCAATGGGCACAATCACGGCCTGGATGGGGGAAAGCCACAGGGGGAAGTCGCCGGCGGTGTGCTCGAGGTAGAACGCAAAAAAGCGGTCGAAGCTGCCCATGACGGCGCGGTGGATGCAGACCGGGGTTTCCTTCTCGCCTTTTTCGTTGGTGAACTCCAAGCCAAACCGCTCGGGCACGATAAAGTCGAGCTGGTTGGTGGCGATGGTGTCCTCCTTGCCCAGCACGCTGCGAATCTGCACGTCCAGCTTGGGGCCGTAGAAGGTGGCCTCGCCGATGCCCTCCACGTATTTGGCGCCGGTTTGCTCGAGGGCTGCCCGGATGGCCGCAATCGAGTCGCGCCAGTTGTCGTTTTCTTCGCCAAACTTTTCGGGGTTGTGCTCAAAGTCGGGGAGTGAGAGGCGGAACCAGTAGTCCGTGATGCCAAAATCCTGGTACACCTCGTCAATAAGCTGGATAACCTTGATGAATTCCTCGGTAACCTGGGCCCTCGAGCAGTAAATGTGGGCGTCGTTCTGGGTGAAGCCCCGCGCCCGCGTGAGGCCCGTAAGGGTGCCCGAGAGCTCGAAGCGGTAGACCGTGCCAAATTCGGCCAGCCGCAGGGGCAGGTCGCGGTAGCTCTTGGGCCGCGCCTTGTAGATCATGTGGTGGTGCGGGCAGTTCATGGGCTTGAGGTAGTACTCCTCGCCCTCGATCTCGATGGGGGCGTACATGTCATCTTTGTAATAGGGCAGGTGGCCCGAGGTGTAGTAAAGCCTGGCATTGGCAATATGGGGCGTATAGACGTAGTGGTAGCCGTGCTCCTGCTCTTTGTGGTACATGTAGTCTTCCATCTGCCGACGGATAAAAGCGCCCCGGGGCAGCCACAGCGGCAAACCCTTGCCCACCTCCTCGGATATGGTGAAAAGGTCGAGCTCGGCCCCCAGTTTGCGGTGGTCACGGCGCTTGGCCTCCTCCTGCTGCCAGAGGTAGTGCTCGAGCTCTTCCTTGGTGCGGAAGGCAATGCCGTAGATGCGCTGGAGCATGGGGCGGCTCGAGTCGCCCCGCCAGTAGGCCCCGGCAATGCCGGTTAGCTTAAAGTAGGGAGGAATGCGGCCCGTGCTGGGTACGTGGGGCCCCCGGCACAGGTCGGTAAAGCCAAACTGCTCGTCGCCCTGCTTGTAAAAGCTCAGCTCCTCGTGCTCGGGCAGGTCTTGAATCAGCTCGGTCTTGTAGGGGTCAATACCGGCGTAGCGTTTCAGGGCCTCCTCGCGTGGCAGCACAAAGCGCTCCAGGGGCAGGTTGGCCGCTACAATCCGGCGCATCTTCTCTTCAATTAAGGGCAGGTCTTCTTCGCGAATGGGCTCGGGGGCGTCGATGTCGTAGTAGAAGCCATTCTCGATCACCGGGCCAATGGCCAGCTTCACATCCTCGGGTTTGAATCCACGCTCGAGATATAGTTCGCGCACCGCTTGGGCCAGCACGTGAGCCAGGGTATGGCGGAAAAGCTGCACATACTCGGGGTCTTTCTCGGTCAAAATGCGGATTTCGGCCCCATCGGGTAGGGGCTTGAGCAGGTCGTAAAGCTCTCCATTGACAATAGCCCCAATGGCCGCTTTGGCCAACCCAGGGCCAATGGCTTTGGCCGCATCGGCGGCGGTGGCACCGGGGGGTAGCTCCAGGTTTCGTCCGTCGGGAAGCACTGCGGTCATATTTACCTCAAAAAAAACCCCGGCCCTTCCACTAGGAGCCGGGAGAACCTCTATTGCCTTAGGCTAGAAGTTCCCCCCAGGTCTAGTAGTCAGCCGAGACCTCATTCCGACTAGAAGTGTACGTCTGCACCAAGCGTGCGTCAAATCGTGCCTGCGCAGCCTGTAGCAGTCTGGTAAGTAATCGATATACCTCCAGTGAACTCACAGCAATCTTAATAATCCACGCCCTCACCTCAATATTATACTTGGTAAAAGATTTTATATTCCCACCCCCAAAAACGCCTAATAAATCGGCCTTTTTTAGCGCTGCCGATTTATTTATACCAAGTAAAAACTATGCGCTCTTTTTTAGATACACATACTTGACATTTTGTCAAGAGGTTTACAACCGTTATTTCTTTGAATATCGTTACGTGCAGGAGGAAGGCCATGAAAAGAGCAGGCGGTATCTGGGCCGACTAATTTCAAATACCGGCGATTGGCTAACCAGTTTCGCAGGGGTGTTACATCCCTGCGTTTTTCGTTACTTAAACAAACCTTGCTTGCCTGGCCCTATGCAGGAAACAACTCCCGCAAACTCGCAAACAGATCGGATTGCCAGAACACTCGCCCCAAAAACAGGCCTATGTGGCTATTCTGGAGTAACCGATTCTACTTTTTCCGTCATTGCGAGCATCCGCAGGATGCGAAGCAATCCAGATAGCCTTGTGTAGGCTGGCCGGGGCAGAGATTCTGGATTGCTTCGTCGGCCGGGGCCTCCTCGCAATGACAAGGTGCTCACGTTTGGATTTGTCAGGGCAAAGTGACGTAAACCGGATTATCAGACCACTAAGTGGTCTGGTAACTAAATTTCCGAAGTTATGTACCGCACCCCGAATACATCGTTGTAGAGATTCCATCCCACTTCGGCCCCCGAGATGGCCTAAAAACGCCCTCCCTACCGCGTAGGGAGGGTGGGGGAGGGTATCAGGCAAGGCCCCCAATCCGCTGCGTGAAGGGCCAGGTCAGCCACCCCACCTGGCCTCCCCTACGCAGTAGGGGAGGGAAGGGGCGAAGCGGGGTGGGGTGCTTTTTGCATGACCGTACAGGCAAGACACCGAAGGCCCAGGTTTACGAGACACGGCGCGTTCTGAAGGCTAAACCCCATACTGCGTATTTTGTTACCAGACCATTAGTCCCCGATGGCTCGATATTTGTAAAGAGTGCTCTAAAGTGGCAAAAGCTTACCAGACCACTATCCCTCGCTGGCATAGCTATGTCGGTCGCATCAGGCTAAAAGCCCCTGGGCACAATCTGCATAAAATCCCGGTAAGACCTTCAAAGCAAGGGATTGCGTTGGCCAGATGATTGATTGTACTAAGTTTAGCTTTTCAATAAAGGATTGATAAAGGTATTATTGGACCACATATGTGGAAAGCATTACAACATCCCAGATTTCTCTGGCTCTTCCTGTCCAGCCTGGTCTCGCTGATAGGAAGCAAGGTTCACCGCATCGCTTTGCTTTTTGTGGCCTACCAGGAAACCCAGAATGCGGTCTGGGTCTCTCTAATTTTGGGAGCCCAGTTTTTTGCCAGCGCGGTGTTCGGGCCGCTCTTAGGGCCCCTGGCCGACCGTTACGACCGCCGCACGCTGATGGTTATCTCCAACCTGGTCAGGGCCCTCCTGGTCGCCTGCATACCGCTTTTTGCCATGGGCTCAATGCCTCTCTTAATGGCGATTGCGTTTCTGATGTCCATTTTTGAGGCCATACATTACTCGGCCAGCAACAGCGCCATTCCCGATCTGGTGCCCGAGTCGGGCTTGGACAGCGCCAACGGCCTGATGATTTTTGTCGGGCGCTTCGCTGATGTGGCTTTTGTAGCCCTAGCAGGGGTGCTGGTTGCGAGCGTGGGGCCGGCCCCAGCCTTTTGGATTGACGCAGCCACTTATCTGATTGCCGCCGGACTGCTGAGCCTACTGCCCGTTCTGCCCGGCAAAGCCAGCAAAGGCAACTATTTTGCCGCCGTAGCTGAGGGGGTGCGCCCTCTATGGGAAAACCCAGTCCTCAGCCGAACCATTGGAACGCTGGCCCTGGCTGCCGCTTTTGGCTCGGTGGAGTCTGCCCTGGGGATCGTGTATGCAGTAGGGGCGCTCAAAATCGGGGTACAGGGCTTTGGGGTGCTCGAGGGCCTGATGGCCGGGGGCGCCATCGCGGGACTATGGGTGACCATGCCCCTGATCCAACGTCTGTCTCGCGAGACGGTGTTCTTGTTGGGGCTGGGGACTTGGGGACTCTTTTTTGCCTCCATCGGCCTATTTCCCAATCCACTCTGGGCCGGGGTGGCCATGGTAGCGATGGGACTCCTGAACACGATGTTCATTGTTCCGGCTCGCTCCATCATTCAACTGGCAGCGCCTGCCGAGCTCCGGGGCCGCATCATGGCCGCTTTCGGGGCTACCATGCAAAGCGCAGTTCTAGTAGGTACCCTTCTGGCCGGGCTCCTGGAGCCCCGCCTGGGGGTACTGACGGTATTGGTTTTGTGTGGCACTGTGGTATTTTTGGCAGTTTTGGTGGTGTTCTTACGGGGCGGTATCCCCCGCCCGCTGAATGAGGTTAAGCCGGGGTGATAGCACAGGGCGGCTCTCGGTGCCATAATGGTGCATGTTGCAGTGGAGGCACCAATGAACATCCAGAAAATCATGAAAGAGGCCCAAAAGGCCCAGAAGAAAGCTGCCGAAGTTCAAGAAAGGCTGGGCACCATGACGGTAGTGGGCAGCGCCAGCGGGGGCCTGGTTGAGGTCACATCCAACGGCCACGGGCAAATTATGGGGGTCAAGCTCAAACCCGAAGCCGTGGACAAAGACGACCTCGAGGCCCTGGAAGACCTGCTGTTGGTCGCCATCCAGGATGCCCAAAAGAAGGCCCACGACCTCTCGGAAAAAGAGATGAGCCGCGAACTGGGTGGCATCGGCAACATGCTGGGGGGAATGTTCTAAGCCAGATGCCAAAGGCCGAAAGCCTACTGCTTTTGGCTTTGAACCTCCAGCTTTAGGCCACCTATGCGCTACCCTGAGCGGCTCCTGAAACTTGTCCGGGCCCTGGCCGGCTTGCCGGGGGTAGGCCCCAAAAGCGCCCAGAAGCTAGGGCTGTTTCTGGTGCAAAACCCCGACATTGCCGCAGAGCTGTTGGGCAGCCTGGAAGCAGCACAGGCCCTGCACCCTTGCCCCGTATGCGGTAACCTAGCCGAAGACGCTTTGTGCCCCATCTGCGCCGACCCCGAACGGGACAAAACCGTGATTTGCGTGGTCGAGACCATCTCCGACCTGATGGCCATCGAGCGCAGCGGCGAGTACAACGGCCTGTACCACGTGCTGGGCGGCGCCCTCAACCCCCTGGAGGGGATCGGGCCCGAGCAACTTAATCTGGAAAAGCTCTTTGCCCGCCTGGAGGGTGTGGCGGAGGTCATACTGGCTACCGGCATGACCGTCGAGGGTGAGGCCACCGCCGGCTACCTGGCCGAACGCCTAAGTCAGTTATCCATACGCTCGACCCGGCTGGCCTATGGCTTGCCGGTGGGAGGGAGCCTCGAGTACGCCGACGAAGTAACCCTGGCCAGGGCGCTGGAAAACCGCCGAGGCTATCTGTAGACTGTGCATCGCCATGTAACGCCCAGGTGTGCAATTGAGCCGAACCCCTGCGGGGGGCTGTGCTAGGCTAAAACCCGTATGGATTGGGACGATTGGAGGGGTAGCGCATGAAAATGCTCGAGACCCTGGTACCGCTGGGCGTGCGCCAGGCCATCCTAACCAGCCAAGATGGGCTGGTGATCGAGAGCATTGGGAAACAAACCCCGGAGCCCGAGCTGCTGGCTGCCGAGCTGGCCACCCTCGCCAGGGCCAGCCGCACCCTGGCCAAGAGCCTGGGCGGCGAGCTGCGGCGCTTTACCCTTGCAACCGAGCAGCGGGAGGTGCTGGTGGTGGCCTTTGGAGGTTACTTCCTGGCCGCCGTAATCGAGAAAGGCGCCGATCGCAAGAGCATCGGCAACGAGCTTTCGCGTCTAGCCTTGCGCTTGGCGCAAACAATCTAGGGGTTAATCTATGCTTCAAGAAGTGCTTGGCGAGTTGCAGGTCACCAATGGGGTGCTGGCCTCGGCGCTGGTGGCCGAGGATGGTTTTGTGGTCGAAAGCTTACGCGCCGAACAGGCCCCCGATCTGGATTTTCTGGGGGGTGCTGCCTCTACCGCGCTGGCTTCTGCTCGAGCTTTATCTCAAGAGCTCAATCGCGGCGAGGTGGAGGAGGTCATGGTAGAGTACCCCGAGGGGCCAGTGCTGCTGGTTCCGCTCGAGGGTGGATACCTGCTGGTGGTGCTGATGGATTCCATGCAAAGCCTGGGCCGGGTGCGCTTCCAGCTCAAAAAGAGTGTCCCACGCCTCCAGGAGGCTTTATCGTGAGTGACGTTTCACAAGTACCCGAACTACGCGTAGACATCGACCGCGAAACCGCTCTTGGCAAGTATGCCAATTTTGCCATCTTTTCCCACCAAAAAAACGAGTTCTATCTCGACTTTGCCCTGATGCAACCCGGCGGACAACCCAACCAGGTGGTGGCCGTGGTCACCAGCCGGGTAATTACCAGCCCCCAGCACGCCAAGGCGCTGCTACGCAGCCTGGCCGAGAACATCCAGCGCTACGAGGAGACCTACGGGGTCATCCCCGAGGCGTTGGACACAAGCAAGGCTTGAACGAGACTGCGTCTGGTTCCAGATGCATATTACGCACCCAAGCGTGGGCCCAGTCCACGCTTGGGTTTCGAGTTTCCCGGCGGCCACTGTTCTGTCCAGGACAAAAGATTCTTGTCCCCGATGGCTCGATATTTGTGAAGAGCGCTCTAATCCATCAAATACGTCCTGAACCATTCCAGATAAGCATTCAGACGGGCCACACGCCGGTCGGGGCGGCCTGAGCGGCTCAGTTCGTGGCCCTCCTCGGGCACCCGGAAAAACCGGGTGGGCACCCCTTTTTGCAGCAAGACCGTGTACCAGGTCTCGCCCTGGTCTATGGGGCAGCGGTGATCCTGCTCGGAGTGCACCACCAGGGTGGGGGTTTGTACCTGATGTGCCAGCGAGAGCGGGCTCTTTTGCCACAGTACCTCGGGGTTCTCCCAGGGCCTGGCTCCCAGTTGCAGATAGGTAAAGCGCGGCCCGATGTCGGAAGCGCCATAAAAGCTGGTCCAGTTGCAGATGCTTCGGTCGGTCACGGCGGCTTTGAAGCGGGCCGGGTGCCGGGCGGTGAGCCAGTTGGTCATGTAGCCCCCATACGAACCCCCCGCCACCGCCACCCGGTGGGCGTCCAGGGGAAACTGAGCCAGCACGTGATCCAAAAAGCCCAGCAGGTCTTTTTCGTCAATATCGCCCCAGCGCTTGTCCAGCTCCACATAGTCCTGCCCGTAGCCCGTCGAACCCCTGGGGTTACAGTAGGCTACAGCAAAGCCGGCGGCGCGGAAGAACTGCAACTGCAGCATGGGGGCATTGCCAAAAGCAGTGTGGGGGCCGCCGTGAATGTACAGAATAACCGGATGAGGGCCCTCCCCTTCGGGCAGCAAGACCCAACCCTGCACGGTATGGCCCTCGGGGGCCTCGTAGCGCACCTCTTGTGGGGTGGTCAGTTCGGGCAACACTCCGGTGTTGGGGTCAAAGAGTACCTCTCCTCTGCGGGTCAGGCAAGCGCCGTGCGTGAAATTTTCCGAGAGGGTATAGAGGTCGTTACCGCAGAAGGTAAAGCCCAGGATGCTGAACTCCGCCGGGCTGAAGAACCGGGCCTCTCCCCCCAGCGTCACCGCCAGCAGTCGGGCCGAGCCCTGGTGGGTGACCACCACGTACACCCGCCCATCGGGCCCCACCTTGGGGGTTTGCACTCCGGTGCCAATGCGCATATCCGAGTTCACCGAGTTGAGGAAAGAACCCTCGGCCAGCAGGCTAATAGTTCCATCTAACCCTCGGTAATAGAGCTTGGACTCAGTACCACCCCCCCGTTCCCAGGCATGGGCCAGGTAGACCAGTCCCCCATCGGGGGTGGGCTCGAGGCCGCCGATGGGCCCCACCCCGCCAAACAGCTCGTCCATCTGCCCGTCCAGGCTCACGTGATAGGCCCGCTGAATCCAGCTCCAGCGCTCTTGGGGCGATCCCGAAGCCGTGAAGTACAGCCCGTTCCCCACGGCATTCCAGGCTGCGTCTTCGACATCCTGAGCGAGTTTGACCAGCGGCCTGACGGCCCCCTCCTCCCATAGCCAGAGCTCCCTGGGTTGCCCCGGCAACAAGCCCCTGGCATCGAATTTGAACGGCCAGGTTTCGTAGATGCGGGGTTCGTCGGGTTGGGGTGGCTCGTAGTCGCCTCGAGTCAACAGCGCAATTCGGCTGCCGTCAGGGCTTACCTTGTAAGCTTCCACCCCAGCCTTAAACTGGGTCATCTGCTCGGCCTCGCCCCCTGTGAGGGGCAAGCGAAACAGTTGGGTGGCTTTGTCAACCTTGCGGGTGAAGTAGATGTATTGCCCCCGCCAGAAGGGCGCTTTGGCCTCGCCCTGCGTGAGCAAACGCATCGCCCCGTCCCACAGGGCTAAACGGGAGCGGTAACGGGGAGGCTCCTTTTCGGGCCGCTCGATGTCGGTGTAAATAAATAGGGGCTTGCCGCCAGGGCCTTCGGTCAGGTCGGACAGAAAACGGAGTTGATACAACAGATCGGGCGTCACCCCCTTACTTTACCTGACCGGCGGGTCAGTAGGGCAGCGGGTCACGTCGACCTGGTTTGACTAGGCCGATGGGAGAAATACATCTATCCTTACTGCGTTAGGCGATCTCGGGGGCCAAAGTGGATGGAATCTCTAACGATGTACTCGGTGTGCGGTACATAACTTCGGCAATT contains the following coding sequences:
- a CDS encoding DUF3467 domain-containing protein gives rise to the protein MSDVSQVPELRVDIDRETALGKYANFAIFSHQKNEFYLDFALMQPGGQPNQVVAVVTSRVITSPQHAKALLRSLAENIQRYEETYGVIPEALDTSKA
- the recR gene encoding recombination mediator RecR yields the protein MRYPERLLKLVRALAGLPGVGPKSAQKLGLFLVQNPDIAAELLGSLEAAQALHPCPVCGNLAEDALCPICADPERDKTVICVVETISDLMAIERSGEYNGLYHVLGGALNPLEGIGPEQLNLEKLFARLEGVAEVILATGMTVEGEATAGYLAERLSQLSIRSTRLAYGLPVGGSLEYADEVTLARALENRRGYL
- a CDS encoding roadblock/LC7 domain-containing protein — translated: MKMLETLVPLGVRQAILTSQDGLVIESIGKQTPEPELLAAELATLARASRTLAKSLGGELRRFTLATEQREVLVVAFGGYFLAAVIEKGADRKSIGNELSRLALRLAQTI
- a CDS encoding S9 family peptidase; this encodes MTPDLLYQLRFLSDLTEGPGGKPLFIYTDIERPEKEPPRYRSRLALWDGAMRLLTQGEAKAPFWRGQYIYFTRKVDKATQLFRLPLTGGEAEQMTQFKAGVEAYKVSPDGSRIALLTRGDYEPPQPDEPRIYETWPFKFDARGLLPGQPRELWLWEEGAVRPLVKLAQDVEDAAWNAVGNGLYFTASGSPQERWSWIQRAYHVSLDGQMDELFGGVGPIGGLEPTPDGGLVYLAHAWERGGGTESKLYYRGLDGTISLLAEGSFLNSVNSDMRIGTGVQTPKVGPDGRVYVVVTHQGSARLLAVTLGGEARFFSPAEFSILGFTFCGNDLYTLSENFTHGACLTRRGEVLFDPNTGVLPELTTPQEVRYEAPEGHTVQGWVLLPEGEGPHPVILYIHGGPHTAFGNAPMLQLQFFRAAGFAVAYCNPRGSTGYGQDYVELDKRWGDIDEKDLLGFLDHVLAQFPLDAHRVAVAGGSYGGYMTNWLTARHPARFKAAVTDRSICNWTSFYGASDIGPRFTYLQLGARPWENPEVLWQKSPLSLAHQVQTPTLVVHSEQDHRCPIDQGETWYTVLLQKGVPTRFFRVPEEGHELSRSGRPDRRVARLNAYLEWFRTYLMD
- a CDS encoding YbaB/EbfC family nucleoid-associated protein, with the translated sequence MNIQKIMKEAQKAQKKAAEVQERLGTMTVVGSASGGLVEVTSNGHGQIMGVKLKPEAVDKDDLEALEDLLLVAIQDAQKKAHDLSEKEMSRELGGIGNMLGGMF
- a CDS encoding MFS transporter — translated: MWKALQHPRFLWLFLSSLVSLIGSKVHRIALLFVAYQETQNAVWVSLILGAQFFASAVFGPLLGPLADRYDRRTLMVISNLVRALLVACIPLFAMGSMPLLMAIAFLMSIFEAIHYSASNSAIPDLVPESGLDSANGLMIFVGRFADVAFVALAGVLVASVGPAPAFWIDAATYLIAAGLLSLLPVLPGKASKGNYFAAVAEGVRPLWENPVLSRTIGTLALAAAFGSVESALGIVYAVGALKIGVQGFGVLEGLMAGGAIAGLWVTMPLIQRLSRETVFLLGLGTWGLFFASIGLFPNPLWAGVAMVAMGLLNTMFIVPARSIIQLAAPAELRGRIMAAFGATMQSAVLVGTLLAGLLEPRLGVLTVLVLCGTVVFLAVLVVFLRGGIPRPLNEVKPG
- a CDS encoding roadblock/LC7 domain-containing protein, whose amino-acid sequence is MLQEVLGELQVTNGVLASALVAEDGFVVESLRAEQAPDLDFLGGAASTALASARALSQELNRGEVEEVMVEYPEGPVLLVPLEGGYLLVVLMDSMQSLGRVRFQLKKSVPRLQEALS
- the thrS gene encoding threonine--tRNA ligase codes for the protein MTAVLPDGRNLELPPGATAADAAKAIGPGLAKAAIGAIVNGELYDLLKPLPDGAEIRILTEKDPEYVQLFRHTLAHVLAQAVRELYLERGFKPEDVKLAIGPVIENGFYYDIDAPEPIREEDLPLIEEKMRRIVAANLPLERFVLPREEALKRYAGIDPYKTELIQDLPEHEELSFYKQGDEQFGFTDLCRGPHVPSTGRIPPYFKLTGIAGAYWRGDSSRPMLQRIYGIAFRTKEELEHYLWQQEEAKRRDHRKLGAELDLFTISEEVGKGLPLWLPRGAFIRRQMEDYMYHKEQEHGYHYVYTPHIANARLYYTSGHLPYYKDDMYAPIEIEGEEYYLKPMNCPHHHMIYKARPKSYRDLPLRLAEFGTVYRFELSGTLTGLTRARGFTQNDAHIYCSRAQVTEEFIKVIQLIDEVYQDFGITDYWFRLSLPDFEHNPEKFGEENDNWRDSIAAIRAALEQTGAKYVEGIGEATFYGPKLDVQIRSVLGKEDTIATNQLDFIVPERFGLEFTNEKGEKETPVCIHRAVMGSFDRFFAFYLEHTAGDFPLWLSPIQAVIVPIADRHLEYAQQVAAQMRKNKLRVEIDSRPERMNAKIRDAELQKIPLILVVGDKELEAGAVNVRERHVKEQRTLGIAALIEEMKGRVEARK